The following proteins are co-located in the Pseudarthrobacter siccitolerans genome:
- a CDS encoding threonine/serine dehydratase, whose protein sequence is MITRTDVDDAARRTAGLTRLTPVLQADAFPAEVWFKCEFMQHTGTFKARGALNRILASKERGELDSTAGVVVASGGNAGLANAYAAAQLGVPATVFVPAAAPAVKVRKLEAIGATVVQGGAEYAEAYQAAVEHAQRAGAVYCHAYDQPEIAAGAGTVGTELLEQIAGVDTVLVAVGGGGLMAGIAAAVEGRAQVVGVEPRNAPTLHAALAAGEPVDVAVSGVAADSLGARRIGDIGFAVAVRTGVESVLVSDDDIIAARSLLWNDYRLVVEHGAAAAFAALTSGGFVPKAGERVAVILCGANTDPATL, encoded by the coding sequence TTACAGGCGGACGCATTCCCCGCTGAGGTGTGGTTTAAGTGCGAGTTCATGCAGCACACCGGCACTTTCAAGGCACGCGGCGCGCTGAACCGCATCCTGGCCAGCAAAGAGCGCGGTGAGCTGGATTCCACCGCGGGTGTGGTGGTTGCTTCGGGCGGCAACGCCGGGCTGGCCAACGCCTATGCTGCAGCCCAGCTGGGAGTGCCGGCAACGGTGTTCGTGCCCGCTGCGGCTCCGGCCGTGAAGGTTCGGAAGCTCGAGGCGATCGGTGCCACCGTGGTCCAGGGCGGGGCTGAATATGCCGAGGCGTACCAGGCCGCCGTGGAACATGCCCAGCGCGCCGGAGCTGTTTACTGCCACGCCTATGATCAACCCGAGATCGCCGCCGGCGCCGGAACGGTGGGGACTGAACTGCTGGAACAGATCGCCGGGGTGGACACAGTGCTGGTGGCGGTGGGCGGCGGCGGACTGATGGCTGGAATCGCGGCCGCGGTGGAAGGCCGTGCCCAGGTAGTGGGCGTGGAACCCCGGAACGCCCCGACGCTTCATGCCGCCCTGGCAGCGGGCGAACCCGTCGACGTTGCAGTATCTGGCGTCGCTGCGGACTCGCTGGGTGCCCGCCGCATCGGCGACATCGGTTTCGCCGTTGCGGTCCGCACCGGCGTCGAAAGTGTCCTGGTGTCCGACGACGACATCATCGCGGCACGCTCGCTCCTGTGGAACGACTACCGGCTGGTGGTGGAGCATGGTGCCGCCGCAGCGTTCGCTGCCCTGACCTCTGGCGGCTTCGTGCCAAAAGCGGGGGAGCGCGTGGCGGTCATTCTCTGCGGGGCAAACACGGACCCGGCCACCTTGTAG